A single candidate division SR1 bacterium Aalborg_AAW-1 DNA region contains:
- the dus gene encoding putative tRNA-dihydrouridine synthase: MIVYKQQIIILIFLVNFTTTMILGLAPMDGVTDYSYRRIVQEIFNRYGEKEKHNLWKRTEFMSADGYMINPSRLVKHLITCEDESNLIAQIYGGNIDTLLKTAQDIEQKYPFFQGIELNIGCPSPKILACGAGAGMMRNKHKTLEYIRTLSEGLSLPFSIKTRAGLNNDDKDEQFKFILEAAKYCPTITIHGRTYSQAHNGEVDRDFIYRIKQELGDAITIIGNGGINAYEDYQIHEGKVDGIMIGQSAMQNPRIFTPYTPTEQERIDLSLRHLLLMGAYEIYMNHTRAQYPEESDQLMLNRQNLHLNKKYDPDSDEIKELPPIDFHDYIFPFPSYDQIEKLAHIIQNTIEQESNSLTWNYTIFHLNELRCGIEFRKYLFGYIKGLSYTKELKQKIIATSKFSELYKHITHYKN; this comes from the coding sequence ATGATTGTATATAAACAGCAAATTATTATACTAATTTTTTTAGTAAATTTTACCACAACTATGATTCTCTGACTAGCTCCTATGGATGGAGTAACTGACTATAGCTATAGACGTATTGTTCAAGAAATATTTAACCGTTATGGGGAGAAAGAAAAGCATAATCTCTGGAAGCGAACAGAATTTATGTCTGCTGATTGATATATGATCAACCCTTCACGTCTTGTAAAACACCTTATCACTTGCGAAGATGAAAGCAATCTTATCGCTCAGATTTATGGTGGAAATATTGATACCTTACTAAAAACCGCACAAGACATTGAGCAGAAATATCCATTTTTTCAATGAATCGAACTCAATATCTGATGCCCATCTCCTAAGATATTGGCTTGTGGAGCTTGAGCAGGAATGATGAGAAATAAACACAAAACACTCGAATATATCAGAACCCTCAGCGAATGACTTTCACTCCCCTTCTCTATCAAGACCAGAGCTGGACTAAATAATGATGACAAAGACGAACAATTCAAATTCATCCTCGAAGCTGCAAAATATTGTCCTACGATTACTATCCATGGAAGAACCTACAGTCAAGCACACAACGGAGAGGTAGATCGAGATTTTATCTATAGGATCAAACAAGAGCTCGGAGATGCTATCACTATAATCGGGAATGGTGGAATAAACGCTTATGAAGATTATCAGATTCATGAAGGGAAAGTCGATGGTATCATGATCGGTCAGTCTGCTATGCAGAATCCTCGAATTTTCACGCCATACACACCTACAGAACAAGAAAGAATTGATCTCTCACTTCGCCATCTTCTTCTTATGGGAGCATATGAGATCTATATGAACCATACTCGTGCACAGTATCCAGAAGAAAGCGATCAGCTTATGCTCAACAGACAGAATCTTCATCTCAACAAAAAGTATGATCCTGACAGCGATGAGATTAAGGAATTACCACCAATCGATTTTCATGATTATATATTTCCTTTTCCATCCTATGATCAGATAGAGAAGCTTGCTCATATCATCCAAAACACTATAGAACAAGAAAGCAATAGCCTCACTTGGAATTATACTATCTTTCACCTCAATGAATTGCGTTGTGGAATAGAATTTCGTAAATATCTCTTTGGATACATTAAATGATTATCGTATACGAAAGAACTTAAACAAAAAATTATTGCCACTAGTAAATTCTCAGAATTATATAAGCATATAACACATTACAAGAATTAA
- the inlA gene encoding Internalin-A precursor, with protein sequence MKKIFFGILYGFVLSFGTSVCAYFPLLGTDFQAWYKADSLSSSSTGSLWSDSYWQDGRFDLQKGTGNSFVYTTNGMNFNPTLFFDATKLNNYHPDNIALQGEHKIFAVIKPSGTSGPINTIINGQCPNDQSCPRPDFYITAGGYPEYFAGAVGVDGSIPRYGINHPMNTTTSIIGKPTLMSVQSNQTNPAWSYWVYDHPLSWGDGLNSRAFIKKNGLDIGVYEFLNNSQRDDSGIPREYNIGAGSKSANFGYQVGYDYLVGQEANLKPFQGEIAELIVYKGASNQTAQSNSIRSVESYLALKYGLTLEQIGTGQHYLDGSGNVVWNASNNSGYKNNIFGIGRDDSTSLYQKQSQSVNTGVLTIALDQLASTNQDNTSTLSDRNFIIGGDNNGTLNLSESFNGNINSRLGRVWKFEKTGTDTPLIEMIFTGITTSGLSLIVSTDEVFDMGDTIIPLSGDRVSYTPTSSILYVSLVSTPPTGYYPGPINYPIPGLKDHSLAISNLSGTTYTSTPILSGTTAANAFVTVTLSGTQYTGYADGSGNWSIVPATLSTGVYTATVTAMITGDSLDEYNTGIVTRLVQQFASTSFPNFLAFDFQGNLFTTNGNDCAGSTITQVTPLGVVSTLSETVAHTRCGLVFDSQGNLFVSSSTASPQSISKVVTGGTATLFATPTNAGSFGLGDMVFDTMGNMYVTARGNNVIQKISSAGVVSTFATGFVNSFGITIDNNENIYVAEYGGTIKKITPSGNKSTFATGFVSTSDAVFDLNDNMYVSDWLGSTIYKITPSGNKSIFATGLGNATSLAFGDDGNLYVSRRPNNRIDRVYASQSLLTISTTFSIVGLLPPPAPTIFYPGSGSTITDITPTFSGTGSTSGDIITLTIYGVQYTGMVQSDLTWSITPSDVKLPDNRSYTISVTETNAGGTSPATIETFRVQRYTPDTKDVNLTISNVSGAVSCMLPTLTGTATPGSTVVATLSGYSFTGTADGSGNYAIPLSGNFADGNYTVDTTVIVTGSALDSYTTGTFSTVNSIFATGLSLPIGITFNAYNNIYIGNYGNDTVVTMSGGMLIPYANGFNHTVDIVFDIRGNLYVSNDLSHTISKVNIGGTVSTFAGGFTGPHGLLYDSLGRMYVTNRNGNTISQLTTGGIWSTFINGLNKPEFMVFDTNNNIYVANFGNNIISRITGLGVISNFSSGFGGSRGIAIDIFNNIYVANSTSNTISKITPLGVVTTFVGSGLSGPFGMAFDNYGNLFVANPSNNTVSKITSQSTLTKSITFTKNCNALVTFVDYDGTVLQTGTVQYGSSAVAPANPTRTGYTFSGWNPSDLSNITGDRIFTGEYTINYYTLSFEENGGSNVLDQTGIAYNTTGVVPVNPIKTGYYFSGWYLSGSSIPFDFSTLITGDTIVYAYWNTIPVITYTLSFEENGGTPILDQTGIVYNTPGTDPGSPTRVGYTFSGWYLSGASNPFDFSTPLSGDTTLYAQWNLISVALTYTLFFEENGGTLVTDQTGITLNGTGNQPTNPIRTGYTFGGWYTSPAFTTLYNFSTVITGDTTVYAKWTEQSSGGGGGGGYTIPYEEVFNDTIGTTCFTPGDKRTIDQGNNVTESFKIAHQMLYSYELTKWQGTRDYRPFDYLTREEAARFMVEFAENVLCRKKTRTYNNNFSDLGGSNPTLTRFIRESYEYEIFNGDKGVDDQYSTTFRPQDRISKNELAAIMVRLVTNTILEEPETDWSQHYRIQLNKYARLTQLNDRGRGNIAEVMYDLYRNNTYILQDVGYVIQ encoded by the coding sequence ATGAAAAAAATATTTTTTGGTATCTTGTATGGTTTTGTTCTATCCTTTGGTACATCAGTTTGTGCTTACTTCCCGCTTTTATGAACTGACTTTCAAGCATGGTATAAAGCTGATTCTTTATCCTCTTCATCAACGTGAAGTTTATGGTCTGATAGTTATTGGCAAGACGGTAGATTTGATCTCCAAAAAGGTACAGGAAATTCATTTGTCTATACCACAAATGGTATGAATTTTAATCCTACGTTGTTCTTCGATGCAACAAAATTAAATAATTACCATCCAGATAACATTGCTCTTCAATGAGAACATAAGATCTTTGCTGTGATTAAGCCTTCTTGAACAAGTGGTCCAATTAATACGATTATTAATGGACAATGTCCAAATGATCAGAGTTGTCCTCGTCCTGATTTTTATATAACAGCTTGAGGATATCCTGAATATTTTGCTGGAGCTGTGGGTGTAGATGGTAGCATTCCAAGGTATGGTATTAATCATCCTATGAATACTACAACGAGTATCATTGGAAAACCAACTCTTATGTCTGTGCAAAGTAATCAAACAAATCCAGCTTGGTCGTATTGGGTTTATGATCATCCTTTGTCATGGTGAGATGGGTTAAATTCGAGAGCATTTATCAAGAAGAATGGTCTTGATATAGGAGTATATGAGTTTTTGAATAATAGCCAACGAGATGATAGTGGTATTCCAAGAGAATATAATATATGAGCGTGATCCAAATCTGCTAATTTTGGATATCAGGTATGATATGATTATCTTGTTGGACAAGAAGCTAATTTGAAACCCTTCCAATGAGAAATAGCAGAGTTGATTGTCTATAAATGAGCGTCAAATCAAACTGCACAGAGTAATTCTATTCGTAGTGTAGAATCATATTTAGCACTTAAATATGGTCTTACGTTAGAACAAATCTGAACATGACAACACTATCTAGATGGTAGTGGAAATGTAGTATGGAATGCGAGTAATAATAGCTGATACAAGAATAATATATTTGGTATATGACGTGATGATAGTACGAGTTTGTATCAAAAACAATCACAGTCAGTGAATACAGGTGTTTTGACGATAGCCCTTGATCAATTAGCGTCTACCAATCAAGATAATACTTCTACATTATCAGATAGAAATTTTATTATTGGATGAGATAATAATTGAACACTGAATTTGTCAGAATCATTTAATGGAAATATAAATAGTCGTCTATGAAGAGTATGGAAGTTTGAAAAAACATGAACTGATACTCCACTTATAGAAATGATATTTACATGAATTACCACATCATGACTTTCGCTCATAGTAAGTACTGATGAAGTATTTGATATGTGAGATACTATTATACCACTTAGTGGTGATAGAGTTTCATATACTCCGACAAGTAGTATATTGTATGTGAGTTTGGTATCTACTCCACCTACAGGATATTATCCATGACCTATCAACTATCCTATTCCATGACTTAAAGACCATAGTCTTGCTATCAGTAATCTAAGTTGAACTACTTATACATCAACTCCTATATTAAGCGGTACCACAGCGGCAAATGCTTTTGTAACAGTAACTCTTTCATGAACACAGTATACCTGATATGCTGATGGAAGTGGAAACTGGTCTATAGTGCCTGCTACATTATCAACTGGTGTCTATACAGCTACGGTGACTGCTATGATTACATGAGATTCTCTTGATGAATATAATACTGGAATAGTAACAAGATTAGTACAACAGTTTGCATCGACATCGTTCCCTAACTTTCTTGCTTTTGATTTTCAAGGAAACTTATTTACAACAAATGGTAATGATTGTGCTGGTTCAACTATAACTCAAGTTACTCCATTATGAGTTGTATCTACTTTATCTGAGACGGTTGCTCATACGAGATGTGGATTAGTATTTGATAGTCAGTGAAACCTATTTGTGTCTTCATCTACAGCATCACCACAATCAATCTCAAAGGTTGTTACTTGATGAACAGCAACGCTTTTTGCGACACCAACCAATGCTTGATCTTTTGGTTTATGAGATATGGTGTTTGATACTATGTGAAATATGTATGTGACAGCACGATGAAATAATGTTATTCAAAAAATCTCTTCTGCATGAGTAGTATCTACTTTTGCAACAGGATTTGTTAATTCATTTTGAATCACTATTGATAATAATGAGAATATATATGTTGCAGAGTATTGATGAACAATAAAAAAAATTACTCCATCATGAAATAAATCTACTTTTGCAACATGATTTGTTTCTACCTCTGATGCTGTATTTGATTTAAATGATAATATGTATGTATCTGATTGGTTGTGATCTACTATTTATAAGATTACTCCATCATGAAATAAATCTATTTTTGCAACATGACTTTGAAATGCTACATCTTTGGCTTTTGGAGATGATTGAAATCTTTATGTGTCACGTCGTCCTAATAATAGAATTGATAGAGTATATGCATCACAATCACTTCTGACTATCTCTACTACTTTTTCTATCGTATGATTATTGCCTCCACCAGCACCAACTATCTTCTATCCATGATCATGAAGTACGATTACGGACATTACACCGACTTTTAGTGGAACAGGGAGTACATCATGAGATATTATTACATTGACTATCTATGGAGTACAGTATACAGGTATGGTGCAGTCAGATCTCACATGGAGCATTACACCAAGTGATGTGAAACTTCCAGATAATAGATCCTATACGATCTCAGTAACAGAAACAAATGCATGATGAACTTCTCCAGCAACAATAGAGACATTTAGAGTACAAAGATATACTCCAGATACAAAAGATGTAAATCTGACTATCTCAAATGTCAGTGGAGCAGTATCGTGTATGCTACCAACTCTCACAGGAACAGCGACACCATGATCTACAGTAGTTGCAACTTTATCATGATATAGTTTTACGTGAACTGCAGATGGGAGTGGAAACTATGCCATACCACTATCATGAAATTTTGCAGATGGAAATTATACTGTAGATACGACAGTAATTGTGACCGGATCGGCTTTGGATAGTTATACGACTGGTACGTTTAGTACAGTTAATAGTATTTTTGCGACTTGATTATCATTGCCTATATGAATCACATTTAATGCTTATAATAATATATATATTGGTAATTATGGTAATGATACTGTTGTGACTATGTCATGATGAATGCTGATACCATATGCTAATTGATTTAATCATACAGTTGATATTGTTTTTGATATAAGGTGAAATCTTTATGTAAGTAATGACCTTAGTCATACTATTTCAAAAGTAAATATATGATGAACAGTATCAACTTTTGCATGATGATTTACATGACCTCATTGATTGTTATATGATTCTTTATGAAGAATGTATGTTACAAATCGGAATTGAAATACAATTTCACAACTTACTACATGATGAATATGGTCGACTTTTATAAATGGATTAAATAAACCAGAGTTTATGGTTTTTGATACTAATAATAATATATATGTAGCAAATTTTGGTAATAATATTATATCAAGAATTACTTGATTATGAGTTATATCAAATTTTTCTTCATGATTTTGAGGATCTCGTGGAATAGCAATTGATATATTTAATAATATATATGTTGCAAATAGTACTAGTAATACAATTTCAAAAATCACACCATTAGGTGTTGTAACTACTTTTGTCGGATCATGACTATCATGACCATTTGGAATGGCATTCGATAATTATTGAAATTTATTTGTTGCAAATCCTTCAAATAATACAGTTTCAAAAATAACCTCACAATCTACTCTTACAAAGAGTATTACTTTCACTAAAAATTGTAATGCACTAGTGACCTTTGTCGACTACGATGGAACGGTACTGCAGACGTGAACAGTACAATATGGAAGCTCAGCGGTAGCCCCAGCAAACCCAACGAGGACAGGATATACATTTAGCTGATGGAATCCGAGTGATTTGAGTAATATCACAGGAGATAGGATATTTACAGGAGAGTATACCATCAATTATTATACGCTTTCATTTGAAGAAAATGGAGGAAGTAATGTGCTAGATCAGACAGGTATAGCTTATAATACAACAGGAGTTGTTCCAGTTAATCCTATTAAAACCTGATATTATTTTAGTGGATGGTATCTGAGTTGATCGTCTATTCCATTTGATTTTAGTACACTTATTACGGGTGATACAATTGTTTATGCATATTGGAATACTATACCAGTTATTACTTATACGCTTTCATTTGAAGAAAACTGATGAACTCCTATTCTAGATCAGACAGGAATAGTCTACAATACGCCATGAACTGATCCATGATCTCCTACGAGAGTATGATATACCTTTAGTGGATGGTATCTGAGTGGAGCATCTAACCCATTTGATTTCTCTACGCCTTTGAGTTGAGATACTACACTGTATGCACAGTGGAATCTTATTTCAGTAGCACTAACCTATACGTTATTCTTTGAGGAAAATGGATGAACACTAGTTACAGATCAGACAGGAATTACGCTAAATGGTACAGGTAATCAACCAACGAATCCTATAAGAACAGGATATACATTCGGATGATGGTATACATCACCAGCTTTTACGACACTCTATAATTTCTCTACAGTAATTACGTGAGATACTACTGTGTATGCAAAATGGACCGAACAATCATCATGATGATGAGGTGGCTGATGATATACCATACCATATGAAGAAGTATTTAATGATACCATAGGTACCACTTGTTTTACTCCATGAGATAAAAGAACTATCGATCAGTGAAATAACGTTACCGAATCATTTAAAATAGCGCATCAGATGTTGTATAGTTATGAGTTGACAAAATGGCAAGGTACAAGAGATTATAGACCGTTTGATTACCTTACCAGAGAAGAAGCAGCAAGATTTATGGTAGAGTTTGCTGAAAATGTATTGTGTAGAAAAAAAACAAGAACATATAATAATAATTTTTCTGACTTATGATGATCTAATCCAACACTTACAAGATTTATTAGAGAATCATATGAATATGAAATATTTAATGGAGATAAAGGTGTCGATGATCAGTATTCTACTACTTTTAGACCTCAAGATCGTATAAGTAAAAATGAATTAGCAGCAATTATGGTGAGACTTGTTACAAACACCATTCTAGAAGAGCCAGAGACTGATTGGTCTCAACATTATAGAATACAGCTAAATAAATATGCAAGACTTACACAATTGAATGATAGAGGAAGAGGTAATATTGCTGAAGTGATGTACGATTTATATAGAAATAATACCTATATATTACAAGACGTATGATATGTCATTCAATAA
- the tsaD gene encoding tRNA N6-adenosine threonylcarbamoyltransferase — MKVLAIETSCDDTSLAIVKSTADGIFCEAMVAFHQIELHESYGGVVPELASREHLVQIIPVLYDLCYRVTGGYDMDVLMDGVDSIVVTHTPGLPGSLIMGRSTALFLSCWYKKPYQYINHLHGHIFSRFLDRRNIDSKKSLILSVSGGHSDLSILSKVDKKNTTSSVNIDSFVGLYKIQKIASTRDDAIGEVFDKVSRLLGGPYPGGVWISRQAEHYDADLLSENYPFVQEKFKRILLDGTYDFSFSGMKSQAYNFITTYRRELGLSEEDLLPPEIISYLAYEFQQAAAEILTRRILQLVQEENIGTVALVGGVSANTTIRETIQSHLHEYEQTTGKKVEFYTPLIFDYCTDNAAMIGAVGLLSMSS; from the coding sequence ATGAAAGTATTAGCTATAGAAACAAGTTGTGATGATACTTCTTTAGCAATTGTGAAATCTACTGCAGATGGTATTTTTTGTGAAGCAATGGTTGCGTTTCATCAGATTGAACTTCATGAGTCATATGGAGGAGTGGTGCCAGAATTAGCGAGTAGAGAACATCTTGTTCAGATTATTCCTGTATTATATGATTTATGTTATCGTGTAACGTGATGATATGATATGGATGTTTTGATGGATGGTGTTGATAGTATTGTTGTTACACACACACCTGGACTTCCAGGATCACTTATTATGGGAAGATCTACTGCTTTATTTTTGTCTTGTTGGTATAAAAAACCGTATCAATATATCAATCATTTACATGGACATATTTTCTCTCGATTTTTAGATAGACGTAATATAGACAGTAAAAAATCCCTTATTTTAAGCGTAAGTTGATGACATAGTGATTTGTCTATATTGTCAAAAGTAGACAAAAAAAATACTACTAGTTCTGTCAATATAGACAGTTTTGTGTGATTATATAAGATACAAAAAATTGCTTCTACTAGAGATGATGCAATTGGTGAAGTGTTTGATAAAGTTTCAAGATTGTTATGAGGTCCTTATCCTGGGGGTGTTTGGATCTCTCGTCAAGCAGAACACTATGACGCAGATCTTTTGTCAGAAAATTATCCTTTTGTGCAAGAAAAATTCAAAAGAATTCTCTTAGACTGAACCTATGATTTTAGCTTCTCTGGTATGAAATCACAGGCATATAATTTTATTACTACTTATAGAAGAGAATTGTGACTCAGTGAAGAAGACCTTTTACCTCCAGAAATTATATCTTATCTGGCTTATGAATTTCAGCAAGCAGCAGCAGAAATATTAACCAGAAGGATATTGCAGTTGGTGCAAGAAGAAAATATTTGAACCGTAGCGCTTGTATGATGAGTATCTGCAAATACCACGATTAGAGAAACTATCCAGTCACATCTTCATGAATATGAACAAACAACATGAAAAAAAGTAGAGTTTTATACTCCACTTATTTTTGATTACTGTACTGATAATGCTGCTATGATAGGAGCAGTGTGATTGTTGTCTATGTCTTCTTAA